In Cheilinus undulatus linkage group 3, ASM1832078v1, whole genome shotgun sequence, the genomic window CTCTACAAGCTGCACAGGATGGTAAATTGTCGCTTTATTCACCTCTGTATGCACTAAAGGATCATCCAGCGGGCCGGAGCCAACCGCCATCTTCACACTCCTGCGAGCTTATGAGAAGTGAGGTACTTACCAACTGACATGCGCTTGCGCACAACGGCTAAACGTCTCCGTGCAGGGATTTCAGcgagctctgattggctgttcgGCATTGTAAAAGGCGGTACCAATGGCTTCAGCTGTCATTCCATGGGATGCCTGAGAAGGAACAACATCGTACCGGAGACGAAATGTTTTTACCAAATACTAGCTTGTTGCCGGAGTGTTTGTGCTGTCACGATAACTTTTCAGTTTCAGAATCGTACCGTCTGACAGTAGGTCAAATAATACCCTGGTTTACAATGAGCTAACAAACctaatttcagagtttaatCACTCCCGTTTCGCTGTGCAAGATGGCTGCAGTGTTTTTGGCCAGCGAGTGAAGTTGCTGTTGTAATGAGTCGTTTGAGGGCGCCCCACCCTCTTTTAGAGAGGAAATAATGTGTTGTACTGTCAGCAGTCACTGGTTATAGTGCCATTAAATTCCCATATACGCTGACTTAGagataaacataaaataaaaacacaactgaacTTACTTCATTCAAGTataaaatgaatacaaatactttatttttctaaatgttaCAAACTTAAAGTTGATGAACAGGAGTCATTAAGGCACCCTGtagtctttttaaaatacagtgatcacagaaaagattattttttcactttttcatttcgGTTATAATTATCCTAAAGCTATAAAAGCTCATCCGACTGTCTTATAATAACAGCCTAAATTACGTAAATATGCCAAAGCTGCGGGCGAGACAGAAATCCTTCCGTGATTCTTGCGGTGCACGCCGGCTGATAAAAGAAACTACCTTTCTTGCCACACAGGTGCCTAGCGACGACGCGTCATTGCATCTTATAAAGCACACAGGTGCACGGTGATTAAGGGCGTTAATTAGTTTATGCGTGTATTTGATGGTGTGTGGTTCAGACGCCGCTTTTGCGAACGcattttgttgcaaaaatgagtggtGGAGGAGGAACCCCTTACATTGGCAGTAAGATAAGTTTAATATCAAAGGCACAGATTCGCTATGAGGGTATATTGTCCTCTGTCGACACGGAGAGGTCGACGGTTGCCTTAGCCAAAGGTAGGTTTACTAGTCCAGACTCATTTGCTTTTCTCTTGAAGTCAGTACTTGTGACATAAGAAGGCCTAACCAAAGCATGCAGGTATgtaattttttccctttttaactcTGTCCCAACAGTTAAATCCTATGGCACAGAGGACCGGCACACAGACAGACCAGTGCCACCCAAAGATGAAATTTATGAGTACATAATCTTCAGAGGCAGCGACATTAAAGACATCACAGTGTCAGAACCACCAAAACCACATCATGGGCTGCCTCGTGACCCAGCTATTGTACAGGTGTGTGGCTCAGAGagggtgggttttttttttagatggaccattttattgaaatttctTAACTGACAGTTGACAAAAGTTTTTAATTCATTCTTTGTCATTTCAGTCATCTATTGGCAACCCCTCTGCTGCTTATCACCCACGCTGGAGTCCATACAGAGACATGATGCCCACCTACAACCAGCTGGCTGCTAGTTCTCTACTGAACCAGCAGTACAACGCAGCCCTGGGTCTAGGTAATGTTGAAATGTGTAACACAGACCTTACAGCAAACGTTTTTCTTGCATCTGCAGTAGGTAAAGCCTCACCTAATTTTTGTATCATTCAGGACTCCACGGCATCCCTGCCAGAAGAGCTCCCATGGTGGAGCAGGCTGTCCAGACTGTACCACAGACCAGCACTGCCCAGAAAAGAGGGAAGACTGTAACCCAGCCACAAGGCAAACAGCCTACACGTCCCAGCCAGCGATCCACCCGGGCTGGTTCCCAGGCTCAGAAAGAGAATTTACCCACCAGTGAGCAAACTATAATTTGCCAgtaacatgtaaaaaaataacGACTCTATATTTGCATATCTTGTTTTGCAAATCaaggggggaaaaaacatttttaacatctttgtTTCTGTTCAGGTCGGGCCCTATCTCAGCCAAGTGTCACCAAGACTCAAGGTCAAGGAACAGAGATTccaaaacaaaggcaaaaacaagGTATAAAATGAGAATAGCTCCTTTATGCTGCCTTATACATAACAGTACATTCACACCTAAGCATCTGCAAAGTACAAAAATACATAGAACTAAACTAATTTTGTCAGAATGTGTAAAAGTAAACCCAAGGCTTGATGAATCTATTAGAAGTTGTTACTGAACCAGTCCTCCTGTATGGATTCTCATGTTTTCTCTTGCTGATGTGTAGGCAGTCGCAGGCCTAGAAATCGAAGCAGAGGCCAACTTCTTGTGAAAAACTCGAAGGCTTCAACCTTGCAGTTTGAGtctgattttgattttgaaactgCAAATGCTCAGTTTAAAGATGACCTTACAAAGGAGGTTGTAGGTATGTTTACATCAATGTGTCTGCCTGATTACCCTGAATGCAATATAAAGCAATGTTTGTAAGTTtatatgcatgttttatttaaattataaCAGTTGAAAATGTGGATTCCGGGGAGGTCCAGGAAGGCCAGGTCATGCTAGAGGAGGAAACACTGGGTGACAAGTACTACGACAAAGCAAAATGCTTCTTTGACAACATCTCATCAGACCTCAAACCCAGGTGATGAATACTGAGTGTTTATCTGTGTTATCTCAGGGGTTTGTGGTGCCCCTAAcgaggttgtttttttaatttattagggtttttcactttttttttttttttaagtttatgttGGTTTATtggtttttactgctggtttgttagatTAGGTAAGTTTTTATTTGGCAAGAGTGCCTTATTTAAGTTCTTAGTTTTAGTGAAAATTAAGTGccatttataattttaaaatacagtCAAACAGGCTTCTCTTtactcattttatttattcaaatttgacATGGACATCGAATTACAATTTTAAGTATTGACCAATTAGTGGCTTGGAGGATTAGAAATGTCAAACATGTAAATGCATGCTGTTCATGAATCTGCACACAAACGTAATGCCACTAATGCATAGGTTGATAAATCGGTGCCCCAGTGtcttttttccaacaaaacattaaaatatttaagaaaagaaTCAGTTCTAACTTCTGCTATAAAcaaacaattcaaaatgttgaaatctgAGCCTAAGATCAATCATAAGGTGCATCAGTTTGTCAAAGACTAGACCAAAggatgttttgtcttttaaacaaTTACAGAGGAGGATTAGGGccagaagtgaaaaaaataatcctgtGCACTTTAATACAATCTTGCCTATAAAATGCAATGGGCacattgctgtgtttttgtatgaaatttagaaatttaaaaaaaaaaatcatgtttcatTGCAGCTTTCATGTAGCACCATTATGCTTCccttcagaaatgtcagtaaatttgTTTACATTGAGTTTGTTTACCTCATGCAAATGTACCGCACTGACGTCACACGATGATTCATAATACTAATCCCTTGCGAACAGTGCTGAAGACTATATAAGGAACAGCGAATCTTGACTGTCTCTACAAAACACCTTGCATGGATGAATATGTGAAACTTTACTTTGGATTTAACAATGAGATTCTTTCAGTCTCATAAACACAGGGTCTAAGATCAGCTGATTGACATAGTTATAAGCTTTGACTTTATtcacaattttaacttttttcatgaaattgtaattcagttttattctcgtcatttagactttttcttaacatttcagctttaatcttgaaattgtattttaaccTCATTCTCAATTTTAGGCTCTCTTCATTATTGactttttcttgtcattttgactttaattctGAAGTGCACAGCATTTTTCCCCTCACCTCTGGCCCTACATCCCCTTCTGTAtacaatacagttttagttggttgtaatttttttttgtgaagccttgttttcttttaatttctcttaactaaaatgatttttacaccTTTGTTTTAGTTGTTTGAGAAAACTATAACCTTGTTTTCTAAATTTACTTTACTTGTGTCCGCAGGAGAACCACCTGGGCCGAGGAGAAAAAGCTTAACATGGAAACCTTTGGAGTCCCAGGTCGCTTCCTTAGAGGCAGAGGATTCAGGGGCCGAGGCCGTAGCGGGCAGAGCACAACTGACCAACGGACCCTCCCAAAAATAGGCAGTGGGAGGGTGTGAagtcatttttcttattttttctgtaaatattgtAGTTTTctacttatttaaaaaaaaatactcccTTCTCCCCATTTGAAGATTTCAAGGATaatatgattttgttttgtttcagagATTTAAATTAAGATAATTCTGAACTTTAAAGAAGTGTTCTATGAATTGGGAGAGCcatttgttaaaaataacagctgTATGCTGGAATCATATTCACTGGTAATGATTTGGTTAAATCCAATATAAATTTATCCCTTTAATAGGCCACTAGGCACACTATTTAGTTTTGTTGgttattgtatttatttcttGACTGTCAAATGTAACTCCAAATAGTTTTTGGAGGAcagcagtttattttttttccccaaaacgTAAATCAAGAAACTGTGTTGGACTCTTAACAGTTGCTATTAAATGATTAACAGAGTGAGTCTCTTCTTTGGTTTGACGTGGTATATCCCACAAACATCCAATATTACAATCTTAAGTACAGTTAGAAAATATTTCCTGCTTCGACATGTTGGCTGCAGGAAACAttaatttttaaccctttgactTCCTGCAAATGGAAGCCAGTTGGTTGAACTTTGGCCCCAAGTCTCTTAATGTTTTCTGGATTGAGTCCTGGTCAGGAATGACTATGTCGTCCAGCTCTGAGAGTCTGTCCATGTCTCCCTCGTCTGCGTAGAGGTGAGGCTGATAGTCAACGcgttctccctccctctcccgtACAGTCGAGAGCCTCTGTAAGAGGAGATCAAACTCTAGTAAATGGTGTGTATTCTGCTCTGATGGGTGTACTTTGCTGTCCCTGCTGCAGCAGAGTAAAATGATATAAGTGCAAAACCAACCCAGTGAAGCAGATCTGAGATGGCTCTGTCTGATGCATAGCTTGAGTTtcttttgttgaaaattttAGAGCCCATTTTTTCAATCTGAACACAAGAGAAAGTTGATTTAAATATGAACTTTGCAGCAATTTCCTCCCAAAGCAATATAAAATTAATGTTTGAAAGTCGACAGTTCTAAGTGATCCCGAATCTCCTGAGGACATACCTGGTTCATGTCTCTTCTTAGATAAAGATTTTCCTTCCTTTGATAACTGTTGAATATattttgctgctgaagacaAAGACGAAAGGAACTGTGAGAATGGCTGTGTCCATGCACACATCTTTGGATCACACATTCAGGGTGGTAATCTTTAGCGATGTCTCCATCAAAGTATGTGGCTGAACTTGTAAAAGACTGTTATTTTAAAGCATCTGAAGAATGGTGGACACATCTACTTCAGGTTCTTCAAGTTTAGCaatcaaaacagtaaaagtttgcccttttattttctgtcagtcCCCACCTGCACTTCTACCTGTGTGAGCTGCAGTCCATCTGGCAGACTTCGCGTGATGTCCTGATCCTTTATGTTAGTGGGCACAGCCAAGAAATTCTCAGGAACCTTGAAAGATAAAGAACACAGTCACTGATATTTGCATAGTGAGTATGTAAACATTGGTTTGTTGGCAAATGCTTCTGAGCTGTGACCTTGCAATCCGTCCCTGGTATCTCAGTGTTTGAGGTGAGGAGGGTTTCTCCAGAGGACTCCCCGGTCTGCAGAGGGGTGAACTTCTTTTTGCAGGAAATGGCAACTGCCATCAGTAGGAGAACTGTCAGAgacgaggagagagagaggagagcttTTGATTGCAATCAAATATCAGTTTAACACTTAAAGTATAGCTTAAAAGGGGAATGATGTGTCTCActcaagagtaaaaacaacGAGGCAAACATTATCCCGATAGCACTCAAGGCAGGGATTGCGGTGGTGTTTCGACGGATCCGGCAGTTGGGCGTCACAGAGCAGTCACACACGGTCACACTGAGACTGTAAACACCAAACTCTCCCTGCATGTCAGAGACCTTCACATCAACTGTGTGTAAACCAGCATATACACCGGGCTCCTTTACCAAGTGGGCTGTGTACCCTGtgagaaataatcacattatatGTATACTTCTGAATTTCATACTTTGAAACATTTAGCTACTATGAACGGCTGGCTCTACCATGGGAGGGGTTTAGGTTCCATTTTCCTTCCACGTCCCCCAGcagttcaaatgtgaaaggtcCTCCTAAGGGATCTTCATCCAGGTCAAAGGCTGTGATGTTGGCAGTGTCTTTAGATAAACATATATGCAGCATGTTGTCTGTCAACTGAGGCACATGGTCATTTTGATCAATCACATGGATGATCAATGTTGTGGTGCCCGTCATTGGTGGACTACCTGtccaaaataataaacaaaacagTTGAGAATAGCAatcaaatttgattaaaatgttcaaagaTATCAACCTTATAGAACAAATATTGTACATTTGCCTATCATTGAGAGATTCATGGAGCCAAATTTCAGCAGAAAGATTCATGATTTTGATCTTTTCTCAGTTTTCATGTGGTCTATTGTTAGTGGTTAAGTTTGAGTAGTATTGTTAAAAAGTTCTATGCACCTTTTCAAGTGCAAAGCAGAGTACCAGGATTACAACTGGGCAGCGCCACCCATAAGGTAGTAAAAAGGTGGAGCTTTTTGGGGCCCAGCCAAGTGGGGGGCCCAAGGAGGTCAGCAAACTCCAaatccattataaagttaagctgtgatacctatattttattttcaacctgaataataaccactcttatcaaaggaacaaaagttatttgtttatttatgatgTAGTAGAATATAACCTTTATAGCCAAAAAAGGGTGGCTAAAAAAGTGAgtaggggttaaaaatggcaaaaataggttagaagtagcaagaaatgataaaaaattttaaaaagaaggcAAAATGTGGaacaaatatggcaaaaaggATGGAGACAGTGTTCAATGAGGttacaaagtggtaaaaattggataCAGGCATGAGTTAGGAAATGCTAAAAGGCgacagaaaaatggtgaaaagcagttaaaagggCAACATTGGTTTACAGAAGCATGAGAGGGCAT contains:
- the LOC121506763 gene encoding protein LSM14 homolog B-like isoform X2, which encodes MSGGGGTPYIGSKISLISKAQIRYEGILSSVDTERSTVALAKVKSYGTEDRHTDRPVPPKDEIYEYIIFRGSDIKDITVSEPPKPHHGLPRDPAIVQSSIGNPSAAYHPRWSPYRDMMPTYNQLAASSLLNQQYNAALGLGLHGIPARRAPMVEQAVQTVPQTSTAQKRGKTVTQPQGKQPTRPSQRSTRAGSQAQKENLPTSRALSQPSVTKTQGQGTEIPKQRQKQGSRRPRNRSRGQLLVKNSKASTLQFESDFDFETANAQFKDDLTKEVVVENVDSGEVQEGQVMLEEETLGDKYYDKAKCFFDNISSDLKPRRTTWAEEKKLNMETFGVPGRFLRGRGFRGRGRSGQSTTDQRTLPKIGSGRV
- the LOC121506763 gene encoding protein LSM14 homolog B-like isoform X1; this encodes MSGGGGTPYIGSKISLISKAQIRYEGILSSVDTERSTVALAKVKSYGTEDRHTDRPVPPKDEIYEYIIFRGSDIKDITVSEPPKPHHGLPRDPAIVQVCGSERSSIGNPSAAYHPRWSPYRDMMPTYNQLAASSLLNQQYNAALGLGLHGIPARRAPMVEQAVQTVPQTSTAQKRGKTVTQPQGKQPTRPSQRSTRAGSQAQKENLPTSRALSQPSVTKTQGQGTEIPKQRQKQGSRRPRNRSRGQLLVKNSKASTLQFESDFDFETANAQFKDDLTKEVVVENVDSGEVQEGQVMLEEETLGDKYYDKAKCFFDNISSDLKPRRTTWAEEKKLNMETFGVPGRFLRGRGFRGRGRSGQSTTDQRTLPKIGSGRV